The window TTGATAACTAAGTCCTTCTCCAAATTGCGATTAATTACTTTCGCAAGGCTGGACGCCTAACGTTTCTCGAATTTTTGCTACACTGTTTACCCTCTCCTTTTTTTATTTATTCGTTCCAACCCGTGATTGGGCCAGAAAAATCAATTGATAACTTATAATATTCTCAGCTCGTAAAGAAGTGCTGGATTAATAGGCTCCGGCTGAATAAACTATTTAAGGTTTACTCCATTATATGGAGAAAAAGTAATAATTGTGATTCTTACTAACCGCATGAATTTGCTATTTATTACTAATTTTTTTCGGCACATCATAACCTTTAAGCATCTCTACACTTATATATGCAGGATCAGACATAAAATGTTGCTTCCCACATAATTTGACGGTCCATTTCTCACCGCCAATGTCGTGAGAACTTGGCCCTGACCAGGGAAAGGAAGGGCGTTTCGTCCAGGTGATGGAGCATCTCTGAATATAAGTCACGGGGTTTCAGCCCGGATATGTTTAAGCGGTTTTTCACCATCAACTGCAGGCGGGCCATTGCCTCCTGGTGTCCGCTGGATAGAAATAGCGGCTGCCCCGAGTTTTTACCGAAAGGCACTGCGGTCAGGCTACTCAAGCGCGTCCTCCCATCGCTTCGGTACACGCGATGAGACCCTAATCAAACGCATAACGGACCCCTCCTTAGCAGGGGGTCCGTTGTCGGTGACAGCCCATTTAGTAACAACGGCTTTGGCTTTAAAAAAAGCCAAAGCCGCGTCTGGAAACCTCTGGCGTCCCAGGAGGGATTCGAACCCCCGACCCACGGCTTAGAAGGCCGTTGCTCTATCCACTGAGCTACTGGGACTAAAAAGCTTTTACTTAATTATACACCTTCCACCCGGACTATTCAATGTTTCGGCCCATTATGCTGCTATTGGCCTGTGATATTGTCACCTCATAAGCGGTCTGAGAAAATGTCACCCATGAAGGGAGACGTTTTCTTGAAACCCAAGGAAGCCAGGAGACTAGGTATTATGGAACGGGTCCTTGCAGGCAAGGTATCCATTCGGCAGGCTGCCGTCCTCCTTGGTCTCAGCGAACGTCAGGTTATGCGCCTCAAGAAAGGAATGAAACAGGAGGGTGAGGCTTTCCTCGTCCACAAAAACCGAGGCCGTAAACCAAAACACGCTATAACCCACGACGTCCGGGACCGGATCATCAGCCTCGCCTCAGAAGAACTCAAGGACGCAAGTTGCGAGCATATGGCTGAGCTGCTTGAGGAACTATATGAAATTTCGATCTCGGGCCGCAGCTTGCGTCGCATATTCAAGCAGGCCGGTATCAAGAATCGGCACAGCCGCCGAGCCAAGCGGCGGAAACGGCGCTCCCGCAAGCGCATGCCTCAAGAAGGGCTTTTGGTCCAAAGCGACGCCAGCCCGTACGCCTGGTTTGAAGATCGTGGCCCCAAGGCCTGCCTCCACGGTAATATTGATGACGCCACCGGTAAGATCCTGGCACTTTGGTTCCGGCCCGAAGAGGATCTGTACGGTTACTTGATGGTCTTAAACCTAACGGTCATAAATCACGGAATCCCGGTGAGCCTCTATACGGACGGCCACTCCATCTTCTTCTCACCGAAGAAGGACAAGTTGTCCATTGATGAGGAGCTGGCCGGCAAAACCGTTGCCCTGACCCAGTTCGGTAAGGCCCTGGAGGAATTGGGAATCAATCATATTCAGGCACGCTCTCCCCAAGCCAAAGGGCGTATAGAACGTTTGTGGGAAACCCTGCAGAGCCGTCTGGTGATAGAGATGCGCCTGCGAGGGATCTCCAACATTGAAGACGCGAACGCCTTTCTCCCGGTCTTTATTGAGCGCTTCAACGCCCGCTTCGCCGTTTGGGCCGCCGATCCGGAACCGGCCTTTAAACCCGCACCCACCAGTGAACGGCTCAACGAGATTATTGCCTTTCGGGAAGAGCGTACGGCTTCCAATGGTTCCACGATCTCGTTTCACTGTAAGACTTACCAGCTTATCGATGTCAAAGATCAAGCAGTTAGCCTGGCGCCCAGGGCGAAGGTTACGGTCCTTACTCATCTGGACGGGACGATAAGCGCCAAGTATGGCGATAAGGTGTTTTCGCTAAGGGAGTTCGTTCCCCAGCCGGCACCTAAGGCGGAGATCCGTCAAGCCAAGCCCCGCCGGGAA is drawn from Candidatus Desulforudis audaxviator MP104C and contains these coding sequences:
- a CDS encoding ISNCY family transposase, which produces MKPKEARRLGIMERVLAGKVSIRQAAVLLGLSERQVMRLKKGMKQEGEAFLVHKNRGRKPKHAITHDVRDRIISLASEELKDASCEHMAELLEELYEISISGRSLRRIFKQAGIKNRHSRRAKRRKRRSRKRMPQEGLLVQSDASPYAWFEDRGPKACLHGNIDDATGKILALWFRPEEDLYGYLMVLNLTVINHGIPVSLYTDGHSIFFSPKKDKLSIDEELAGKTVALTQFGKALEELGINHIQARSPQAKGRIERLWETLQSRLVIEMRLRGISNIEDANAFLPVFIERFNARFAVWAADPEPAFKPAPTSERLNEIIAFREERTASNGSTISFHCKTYQLIDVKDQAVSLAPRAKVTVLTHLDGTISAKYGDKVFSLREFVPQPAPKAEIRQAKPRREPAPVTADHPWRQISPIAPKPSTPVEAYLEAKRKRFRKYAF